One region of Candidatus Electrothrix rattekaaiensis genomic DNA includes:
- the pstC gene encoding phosphate ABC transporter permease subunit PstC — MLFYIPAALLILSSLAYWQGREKAFALSYKAREGRSRRLHSRPAYYGLLTAFWCGIPGLLLYLFWLTASDWVLSSFVLRTLPADMRNLSGDQLNLLLNDLQNLVAGHVAAGVDPAMQAAADFYHRLEFISSVALALVILTASIAAFVVVYRRIQPALRARNHVERIIRYALIACSTLAIFCTIGIVLSVLFESIRFFQQIPVSDFLFGLKWSPQMAMRADQAGSSGSFGAIPVMAGTFMITAIAMFVAVPVGLLSAVYLSEYAGNTFRAVVKPLLEILAGIPTVVYGFFAALVVSPFIRQTGTLIGLDVSSESALAAGLVMGIMIIPFVSSLSDDVINAVPQSLRDGSYGLGATKNETVMQVVLPAALPGIVGGVLLAVSRAIGETMIVVMAAGLSARLTANPLEAVTTVTVQIVTLLVGDQEFDSPKTMAAFALGLLLFIVTLILNVIALHIVRKYREEYE; from the coding sequence ATGTTATTTTATATTCCGGCTGCATTACTGATACTGAGTTCCCTTGCCTATTGGCAGGGACGAGAAAAAGCCTTTGCCTTGAGCTATAAAGCAAGGGAAGGAAGGAGCCGCAGACTGCATTCTAGGCCAGCCTATTACGGGCTGTTGACCGCCTTCTGGTGCGGTATTCCCGGACTGCTGCTCTACCTGTTCTGGTTGACAGCTTCGGACTGGGTTCTGAGCAGCTTTGTGCTGCGCACCCTGCCTGCGGATATGCGGAACCTGTCAGGGGATCAGCTCAACCTGCTCCTCAATGATCTGCAAAACCTTGTTGCAGGCCATGTCGCTGCTGGCGTGGACCCGGCCATGCAGGCTGCCGCTGATTTTTATCATCGTTTGGAATTTATCAGCTCCGTAGCCCTGGCCCTGGTTATCCTGACGGCTTCCATTGCGGCCTTTGTCGTGGTCTATCGCCGGATTCAGCCTGCCTTACGTGCCCGCAATCATGTGGAGCGCATTATTCGTTATGCCCTCATCGCCTGCTCCACCCTGGCTATCTTCTGCACAATCGGCATTGTTCTCTCAGTCCTTTTTGAATCCATCCGCTTTTTTCAGCAGATCCCGGTGTCTGATTTTCTCTTCGGCTTGAAATGGAGTCCGCAAATGGCCATGCGGGCGGATCAGGCAGGGAGTTCCGGCAGTTTTGGGGCCATACCGGTGATGGCGGGAACCTTCATGATTACTGCCATTGCCATGTTTGTTGCTGTGCCGGTGGGTCTGCTTTCAGCGGTCTATTTATCAGAGTACGCAGGCAATACCTTCCGGGCCGTGGTCAAACCGTTGTTGGAGATTCTGGCCGGGATTCCCACCGTGGTGTACGGCTTCTTTGCCGCCCTTGTTGTATCGCCTTTTATTCGCCAGACAGGAACGCTGATCGGACTTGATGTGTCCTCGGAAAGCGCCTTGGCAGCGGGCTTGGTAATGGGGATTATGATTATTCCCTTTGTCTCGTCTCTTTCCGATGACGTAATCAATGCTGTGCCCCAGTCCTTGCGGGATGGCTCATACGGTTTGGGAGCGACCAAGAACGAGACGGTGATGCAGGTGGTGCTGCCTGCTGCTCTGCCCGGTATTGTCGGCGGAGTGCTGCTTGCGGTTTCACGGGCCATCGGCGAAACCATGATCGTGGTCATGGCTGCCGGGCTTTCTGCTCGCCTCACGGCAAATCCTCTTGAAGCGGTGACCACGGTGACCGTGCAGATCGTGACCCTGCTGGTCGGCGATCAGGAATTTGACAGCCCCAAGACCATGGCCGCCTTTGCCCTGGGGCTTCTGCTCTTTATCGTGACCTTGATCCTGAACGTGATCGCCCTGCATATTGTTCGGAAATATCGGGAAGAGTATGAGTAG
- the phoU gene encoding phosphate signaling complex protein PhoU has product MPDKKMINRTLHREIDLLKKMFIDLGALVEDRLRKACIILETGDNELAEEIIRTDNEIDQMEVQIEEECLKVLALHQPVASDLRLIVAIIKINNELERIGDMAVGIARRVQVIHKKGGVSFAVDYRLMAVKVLEMIKMSLDALVTENADLARRIFHEDEEVDALRDKAYKAVVKELDADTGHAAALLNMYLLSRHLERIGDRACNIAEEVIYLVEGDIVRNE; this is encoded by the coding sequence GTGCCTGATAAAAAAATGATCAACCGGACGCTGCATCGGGAAATAGATTTACTCAAGAAGATGTTTATCGATCTCGGAGCCTTGGTGGAGGACCGCCTGCGCAAGGCCTGTATTATCTTGGAAACCGGCGATAATGAGCTGGCCGAAGAGATTATCCGCACGGATAACGAGATTGATCAGATGGAGGTGCAGATAGAAGAGGAATGCCTCAAGGTGCTGGCCCTGCATCAGCCCGTGGCCAGCGATCTGCGCCTCATCGTTGCTATTATCAAAATCAATAACGAGCTGGAACGAATCGGTGATATGGCGGTCGGTATTGCCAGACGAGTTCAGGTTATTCATAAAAAGGGCGGGGTCTCCTTTGCCGTGGATTACAGGCTGATGGCGGTTAAGGTGCTGGAGATGATCAAGATGAGCCTGGATGCCCTGGTCACTGAAAATGCAGATTTGGCCCGCAGAATATTTCATGAAGATGAGGAGGTTGATGCCTTACGGGATAAGGCCTATAAGGCCGTGGTCAAGGAGCTTGATGCGGATACCGGTCATGCTGCCGCTCTCCTGAACATGTACCTGCTGTCGCGCCATTTGGAACGTATCGGCGACCGGGCCTGCAATATTGCGGAAGAGGTGATCTATCTTGTTGAAGGGGATATTGTCAGAAACGAATAA
- a CDS encoding response regulator transcription factor, with the protein MSKANILVVEDDMDIQQLVSYHLIRAGYNVRCADSGEQALQLLAEENISAVILDLMLPGKNGMEVCTDIREDPKNQYVPVIMLTALGEESDIVAGLDGGADDYVTKPFSPKVLMARVEAVLRRDIDKKTTDPDAEEVVTVHDLRITPCRHEVLVAGKPVQLTTTEFTILLLLARRPGWVFSRQQIIDQVRGYDYSVTPRAVDVQIFGLRKKLDKTGKNIETVRGIGYRLKE; encoded by the coding sequence GTGAGCAAGGCGAATATTTTAGTGGTGGAAGACGACATGGATATCCAGCAGCTGGTCAGCTATCATCTGATCAGGGCCGGATACAATGTCCGTTGCGCGGACAGCGGCGAGCAGGCATTGCAGCTCTTGGCTGAAGAGAACATCTCCGCAGTTATTCTGGACCTGATGCTGCCCGGAAAAAACGGGATGGAAGTCTGTACCGACATCAGAGAAGATCCCAAGAATCAATACGTCCCTGTTATCATGCTGACCGCCTTGGGCGAAGAGAGTGATATCGTGGCCGGTCTGGACGGCGGTGCTGATGATTACGTGACCAAGCCCTTTAGCCCGAAAGTGCTGATGGCCAGGGTTGAGGCGGTCCTGCGCAGAGATATTGACAAAAAAACAACGGATCCTGATGCTGAAGAGGTTGTCACGGTACATGACCTGCGGATCACCCCCTGCCGCCACGAAGTGCTTGTTGCCGGCAAACCGGTCCAGCTGACCACGACCGAATTCACCATCCTGCTCCTGCTGGCCCGCCGACCGGGCTGGGTCTTCAGCAGGCAGCAGATTATTGATCAGGTCCGGGGCTATGATTATTCGGTCACCCCCAGAGCTGTGGACGTGCAGATCTTCGGGCTGAGGAAAAAGCTGGATAAAACCGGAAAAAACATCGAAACCGTCCGGGGTATCGGGTATCGGCTCAAGGAGTAG
- a CDS encoding ATP-binding protein, giving the protein MMRRRPLFWQIFPVSLLISLCTVLAVSWFATTTFKTFYYDQMVVDIEARALLLEQKILDLVMDSPEALQDFCCQAGRRAHTRITVVGPDGVVLADSNEDPQRMEKHGKRPEITKAYSGQTGSSLRFSTTLHRDMLYVAIPLRLSSANPADNTDHADKTGALRLSVPATALNTVLGTIRNRVVLASLLTILLAAVFSRQLALRISRPLEEIKRGAEQLSSGEKTRLINLHEHGLSLEMSGLIISLNRMAEQLMERILLTRRQHNELEAVFSSMTEAVLAVDAEECVIRLNRAAGLLFRIDPGISKDRPVQGMLRNPELMEMIRGTLRNNNCAAAEVELFDGQQRTALEVRVVPLQDNAQQPIGALMVMDDVTRINRLENVRREFVANVSHELKTPITVIKGYVETLLDGGVAAHEDGNKFLQIVLRQAGRLDAIIDDLLSLSRIENTVNSHKTSLDLALKELYPTLRAALQTCELRADEQQICLDLQCPPDLKAVHNPALLEEAVVNLLNNAMTYSPSGSTVLVRAESWQKSGKKEWVKIAVEDKGCGIRKEHLDRIFERFYRCDKARSRENGGTGLGLAIVKHIAQSHGGTVKVDSQFGRGSIFTLKLRAVQS; this is encoded by the coding sequence ATGATGCGCCGCCGCCCCCTGTTTTGGCAGATATTTCCGGTCAGTCTGCTGATCAGCCTTTGTACGGTCCTAGCGGTCAGCTGGTTTGCCACCACAACCTTTAAGACGTTTTATTATGATCAGATGGTCGTGGATATCGAGGCCAGGGCCCTGCTGCTGGAGCAAAAAATCCTGGACCTTGTCATGGATTCCCCGGAAGCCCTCCAGGACTTCTGCTGTCAGGCCGGACGACGCGCTCATACCCGTATCACCGTGGTCGGACCGGACGGAGTGGTGCTGGCCGACTCCAACGAAGACCCGCAACGCATGGAAAAGCACGGGAAGCGTCCTGAGATCACCAAGGCGTACAGCGGGCAAACCGGCTCGTCTCTCCGATTTTCCACAACACTGCACCGTGACATGCTCTATGTCGCCATCCCGCTGCGCCTCAGTTCTGCCAATCCTGCCGATAATACCGATCATGCCGATAAAACGGGTGCGCTGCGATTATCGGTTCCTGCCACGGCCCTGAATACGGTTCTGGGAACCATCCGCAACCGGGTTGTTCTGGCCTCCCTCCTGACGATCCTGCTGGCAGCAGTCTTTTCCCGCCAACTGGCCCTGCGCATCAGTCGTCCCCTGGAAGAAATTAAACGAGGAGCGGAACAGCTTTCTTCAGGAGAAAAGACCCGACTCATTAATCTCCACGAACACGGCCTCTCTCTTGAGATGAGCGGTCTTATCATCTCCCTCAATCGGATGGCGGAGCAGCTTATGGAGCGCATCCTCCTGACCCGTCGCCAGCATAATGAGCTGGAGGCTGTTTTCTCCTCCATGACCGAAGCAGTGCTGGCCGTGGATGCGGAAGAATGCGTGATCCGCCTGAATCGAGCTGCCGGCCTTCTCTTCCGTATTGATCCGGGCATCAGCAAAGACAGGCCGGTGCAGGGAATGTTGCGCAACCCTGAGTTGATGGAGATGATCCGAGGCACCTTACGCAATAATAACTGTGCTGCCGCCGAGGTGGAACTCTTTGACGGTCAACAGCGGACCGCCCTGGAAGTACGGGTCGTTCCTTTGCAAGATAATGCACAGCAACCCATCGGGGCCCTGATGGTTATGGATGATGTCACCCGCATCAATCGGCTGGAAAATGTGCGCCGGGAGTTTGTCGCCAATGTGTCCCATGAACTCAAGACACCAATCACCGTGATCAAGGGCTATGTGGAAACCCTGCTTGACGGCGGCGTAGCTGCTCATGAGGACGGAAACAAATTTTTGCAGATTGTCCTGCGGCAGGCCGGGCGGCTGGATGCCATTATTGATGATCTGTTGAGCCTCTCCCGAATTGAAAATACGGTGAACAGTCACAAGACCTCGCTTGATCTTGCTTTGAAAGAACTGTATCCGACCCTGCGTGCGGCCTTACAGACCTGCGAACTCAGGGCGGATGAACAACAAATATGCCTGGATCTCCAATGCCCGCCCGATCTCAAGGCGGTGCATAACCCGGCCCTGCTTGAAGAGGCTGTGGTCAATCTGCTCAACAACGCCATGACCTACAGCCCTTCCGGTTCGACCGTTCTTGTCCGGGCGGAATCTTGGCAGAAGAGCGGCAAGAAAGAATGGGTTAAAATTGCGGTGGAGGACAAGGGATGCGGCATCCGAAAGGAGCATCTGGACAGGATCTTTGAGCGGTTTTATCGCTGTGATAAGGCACGGAGCAGAGAAAACGGCGGGACCGGTCTAGGTTTGGCGATTGTCAAGCATATTGCCCAGAGCCACGGCGGAACAGTTAAGGTGGACAGTCAGTTCGGCAGGGGATCAATTTTCACCCTGAAACTCAGGGCTGTTCAATCCTGA
- a CDS encoding PHP domain-containing protein, which produces MKFDLHVHTTLSSCSQLTLEQILNNAQAKGLDGVCITDHDTMAAADLIKEGVQENGLCVLIGMEYATKGGDFLLFGPFEKLPVRLPAETVLATVQTAGGVAIAAHPCRPGRSTHVSLLEKGLCRIIEGVNGRNAAFDNQTVALWPMYYQIGAVGGSDAHSLAELGQVPTRFNVPIRSRADLIRALREGRYDSMVCA; this is translated from the coding sequence ATGAAATTCGATCTTCATGTTCATACCACGCTCTCATCCTGTAGTCAACTGACCCTGGAGCAAATCCTCAATAATGCCCAAGCCAAGGGGCTGGACGGGGTCTGTATCACAGATCATGATACGATGGCCGCTGCTGACCTGATCAAAGAAGGCGTGCAGGAGAATGGTCTTTGTGTCCTGATCGGCATGGAATATGCTACAAAGGGCGGAGACTTTCTCCTCTTTGGGCCCTTTGAAAAACTCCCTGTCAGACTTCCTGCTGAAACGGTACTAGCAACTGTGCAGACCGCTGGCGGTGTCGCAATCGCTGCCCATCCCTGCCGACCAGGTCGATCCACGCATGTCTCGTTGCTGGAAAAGGGACTGTGCCGAATTATCGAGGGCGTGAACGGCAGAAATGCAGCTTTTGATAATCAGACAGTTGCCCTTTGGCCGATGTATTACCAGATCGGGGCAGTCGGAGGCAGTGATGCCCATTCCCTTGCCGAGCTTGGTCAGGTGCCCACCCGCTTTAATGTCCCTATCCGGAGCAGGGCTGATCTTATCCGGGCGTTGAGGGAGGGGCGGTATGACTCAATGGTTTGCGCATAA
- a CDS encoding DUF5615 family PIN-like protein: protein MNAASDLSFLVDVGVGKAIEEYLQEEGYDTKAVRDVDPCMEDEEIIRLAHSEKRMVVTMDKDFGELVYHSSMKHCGVLLLRLEDAASHEKLQVIQFIMEHYFDRIRNCFCVFKNDKFRIKKIK from the coding sequence ATGAACGCCGCATCGGATTTGAGTTTTTTAGTTGATGTCGGTGTGGGTAAGGCGATCGAAGAATATCTACAGGAAGAAGGGTATGACACCAAGGCGGTAAGAGATGTTGACCCCTGCATGGAGGATGAAGAGATTATCCGTCTTGCCCATTCCGAAAAACGTATGGTTGTCACCATGGATAAAGATTTTGGGGAGTTGGTCTATCACTCCTCAATGAAGCATTGCGGAGTTTTACTCCTGCGGCTGGAAGATGCTGCCAGCCATGAAAAATTGCAGGTGATACAATTCATTATGGAACATTATTTTGATCGGATAAGAAACTGTTTTTGTGTTTTTAAGAATGACAAATTCCGAATCAAGAAGATAAAATGA
- a CDS encoding DUF433 domain-containing protein: MLNTENLLVRITVNQKIMVGKPTIRGMRITVEQILRAFSRGISEQELLEEYPELEREDFRAVFAYVTGLVEEEQVFPVGAAA, from the coding sequence ATGCTGAACACAGAAAATTTACTTGTGAGAATCACTGTTAATCAAAAAATAATGGTGGGCAAGCCGACTATCCGGGGAATGAGAATTACCGTGGAACAGATACTCCGGGCATTTTCAAGGGGGATATCAGAACAGGAGCTGCTTGAAGAATATCCTGAGCTTGAGCGAGAGGATTTTCGAGCCGTATTCGCCTACGTGACCGGATTGGTTGAAGAGGAACAGGTTTTTCCTGTCGGAGCAGCCGCATGA
- a CDS encoding DUF4241 domain-containing protein gives MKFEEYYEKEGYLDEERGCIIENICIGTIQLATGRLIVCDPLAPYDRIELKCGLKPGKYGVFLIISKDLQNKEEIIEAAYVKDNNSNFSVTWNRAPSIPYGLNEKLKPSEDAGYGVDTGIGCFMDASVADKHFEMLDHPNYLDDTMKFFYERKRPRWLELCTEPSGNIFLFESGLGDGVYITWIAHSFQCDSPYALLTDFSHTGIKHKTKLKKPRKSCWKIWRF, from the coding sequence ATGAAGTTCGAAGAGTATTATGAAAAAGAAGGTTATCTCGATGAAGAGCGTGGATGCATCATTGAGAATATTTGTATCGGTACAATCCAACTAGCAACTGGTCGGCTTATAGTATGCGATCCACTTGCTCCATATGATCGAATTGAGTTGAAATGTGGACTCAAGCCAGGGAAGTATGGTGTCTTTCTAATCATCAGTAAAGACCTTCAAAATAAAGAAGAAATTATTGAGGCAGCTTATGTTAAAGATAATAACAGCAATTTCTCTGTCACCTGGAATCGCGCTCCATCTATACCTTATGGCCTCAATGAGAAACTGAAACCGTCAGAAGATGCAGGTTACGGAGTAGATACAGGTATTGGATGCTTCATGGACGCCTCAGTCGCCGATAAACACTTCGAAATGCTAGATCATCCCAACTACTTAGATGATACGATGAAATTTTTCTATGAGCGTAAGAGACCGAGATGGTTGGAGTTATGTACTGAGCCTAGTGGGAATATATTCCTATTTGAAAGTGGGTTAGGTGATGGTGTTTACATAACATGGATTGCACACTCTTTTCAATGCGATTCGCCATATGCATTGCTAACGGATTTCAGTCACACTGGCATCAAGCACAAAACCAAATTAAAGAAACCTAGGAAGAGTTGCTGGAAGATTTGGCGTTTTTAA